One segment of Chionomys nivalis chromosome 1, mChiNiv1.1, whole genome shotgun sequence DNA contains the following:
- the Slc1a6 gene encoding excitatory amino acid transporter 4 isoform X2, producing MSSHGNSLFLRESGQRLGGVGCLQSFQDSLQQRALRTRLRLQTMTREHVRRFLRRNAFILLTVSAVIIGVSLAFALRPYQLSYRQIKYFSFPGELLMRMLQMLVLPLIVSSLVTGMASLDNKATGRMGMRAAVYYMVTTVIAVFIGILMVTIIHPGKGSKEGLHREGRIETVPTADAFMDLVRNMFPPNLVEACFKQFKTQYSTRVVTRTLVRTENGSELGASMSPPSSVENETSILENVTRALGTLQEVISFEETVPVPGSANGINALGLVVFSVAFGLVIGGMKHKGRVLRDFFDSLNEAIMRLVGIIIW from the exons ATGAGCAGCCACGGCAACAGTCTGTTCCTGAGGGAGAGCGGCCAGCGCCTGGGCGGCGTGGGCTGTCTGCAGAGCTTCCAGGACAGTCTGCAGCAGAGAGCTCTGCGCACGCGCCTGCGTCTGCAGACCATGACCAGAGAGCACGTGCGGCGCTTCCTGCGCAGGAATGCCTTCATCTTGCTCACAGTTAGCGCTGTGATCATTG GGGTCAGCCTGGCATTTGCTTTGCGCCCATATCAGCTCTCCTACCGCCAGATAAAGTACTTCTCTTTTCCTGGTGAGCTGCTCATGAGGATGCTGCAGATGCTGGTACTCCCCCTCATCGTTTCCAGCCTTGTCACAG GTATGGCATCCCTGGACAACAAGGCAACAGGGCGGATGGGAATGCGTGCAGCTGTGTACTACATGGTGACCACAGTCATTGCGGTTTTCATCGGGATCCTAATGGTCACCATCATCCATCCTGGCAAGGGCTCCAAGGAGGGTCTGCACCGTGAGGGCCGAATTGAGACTGTCCCAACAGCTGATGCTTTCATGGACCTGGTCAG AAATATGTTTCCACCTAACCTTGTGGAGGCCTGCTTTAAACAG TTTAAGACGCAGTACAGCACACGTGTGGTAACCAGGACGCTTGTAAGGACAGAAAATGGGTCAGAGCTGGGGGCCTCCATGTCTCCCCCATCCTCAGTAGAGAATGAAACCAGCATCCTGGAGAATGTCACCCGGGCCTTGGGCACCCTGCAGGAGGTGATAAGCTTTGAGGAGACTGTGCCTGTGCCTGGCTCGGCCAATGGCATCAATGCCTTGGGCCTTGTGGTCTTCTCTGTGGCCTTTGGGTTGGTCATTGGTGGCATGAAGCACAAAGGCCGTGTCCTGAGGGACTTCTTTGACAGCCTCAATGAGGCTATTATGAGGCTGGTGGGCATCATCATCTGGTGA